One Amycolatopsis thermophila DNA segment encodes these proteins:
- a CDS encoding superinfection immunity protein — protein MSFRNFWEFVLGTFALPSAGRSPSWSHLHRTRPGSSESEPITWITLLLSWTMFGWIAALVWAFNSKPAEQVQAAT, from the coding sequence GTGAGCTTTCGCAACTTCTGGGAGTTCGTGCTCGGGACCTTCGCACTGCCGAGCGCAGGCCGGTCGCCTTCCTGGTCCCATCTTCATCGCACACGGCCGGGCTCTTCGGAGTCCGAGCCGATCACCTGGATCACACTCCTGCTGAGCTGGACGATGTTCGGCTGGATAGCGGCTTTGGTGTGGGCGTTCAACTCCAAGCCCGCCGAGCAGGTGCAGGCCGCCACGTAG
- a CDS encoding IclR family transcriptional regulator: MSEVDSGMSKTLHNGLQILELLVAHPQGMTLTEIAEGVGVHRTVAHRLVRTLEAHRLCRRDRFKRISLGTGLVRLAEPVEQDLRTLARPVLEELTDLTQATAHLVVRENAEEVRMLMIVEPRQARMHVSFRPGQVDPIDRGSAGLALLAAAPPVPGEREEVSQARKRGFAVSYGEIAPSVIGISAIVPGREVSIGLSLFSAPDEEALGRTVVDAAQRLASVLR; encoded by the coding sequence GTGTCCGAAGTCGACTCGGGGATGTCGAAAACGCTGCACAACGGGTTGCAGATCCTCGAACTGCTCGTCGCGCACCCGCAGGGGATGACGCTGACGGAGATCGCGGAGGGGGTCGGGGTGCACCGCACGGTGGCGCACCGGCTGGTGCGGACGCTGGAGGCGCACCGGTTGTGCCGGCGGGACCGGTTCAAGCGGATCTCGCTGGGCACCGGCCTGGTGCGGCTGGCCGAGCCGGTGGAACAGGACCTGCGCACGCTCGCGCGGCCCGTGCTGGAGGAGCTGACGGACCTGACCCAGGCGACGGCGCACCTGGTCGTGCGCGAGAACGCCGAGGAGGTGCGGATGCTGATGATCGTGGAGCCGCGGCAGGCGCGGATGCACGTGAGCTTCCGGCCCGGCCAGGTGGACCCGATCGACCGCGGCTCGGCGGGGCTGGCGCTGCTGGCGGCGGCGCCGCCCGTGCCGGGCGAGCGGGAAGAGGTGTCGCAGGCCCGCAAACGCGGATTCGCCGTGTCCTACGGGGAGATCGCGCCCTCGGTGATCGGGATTTCGGCGATCGTGCCCGGCCGCGAGGTGAGCATCGGCTTGTCACTGTTCTCGGCGCCCGACGAGGAAGCGCTGGGCCGCACGGTGGTCGACGCCGCGCAGCGGCTGGCGTCCGTGCTGCGGTGA
- a CDS encoding MarR family winged helix-turn-helix transcriptional regulator, which produces MADGGVSGLDFWSFVELANRRLADEFGFRHQLATEVLLTLNRASNIVTYDLESSVHRPRGRSWSGFRLLFVTWLAGPLEAKKAAELTGMSRAAVSNLTKTLVADGMLERTPGEHDGRSVLLSLTERGRAEMVEVFRAQNEREHEWTSVLTEAEQRILIMLLDKLITNRDQFDVRGRN; this is translated from the coding sequence ATGGCGGACGGCGGTGTGAGCGGGCTCGACTTCTGGTCCTTCGTCGAGCTCGCCAACCGCCGTCTCGCCGACGAGTTCGGCTTCCGGCACCAGTTGGCCACCGAGGTGCTGCTCACCCTGAACCGGGCGTCCAACATCGTCACCTACGACCTGGAGTCCAGCGTCCACCGTCCGCGCGGCCGGTCCTGGTCGGGGTTCCGGCTGCTGTTCGTCACCTGGCTGGCCGGGCCGCTGGAGGCCAAGAAGGCCGCCGAGCTGACCGGCATGAGCCGGGCCGCGGTGTCGAACCTGACCAAGACCCTGGTCGCCGACGGCATGCTGGAGCGCACGCCCGGTGAGCACGACGGCCGCTCGGTGCTGCTGTCGCTGACCGAGCGCGGGCGCGCCGAGATGGTCGAGGTGTTCCGCGCGCAGAACGAGCGTGAGCACGAGTGGACCAGCGTGCTCACCGAGGCCGAGCAGCGGATCCTGATCATGTTGCTGGACAAGCTGATCACCAACCGCGACCAGTTCGACGTGCGCGGCCGCAACTGA
- a CDS encoding MFS transporter has protein sequence MSETTTAGDVGSRTVRKVSRRVLPLVALLYVFNYMDRSNISYAQLGMQHELAITTAVFGTASAIFFLAYVVFEVPSNMIMKKVGARIWLARIAISWGIVTAITGFVQNIPQLYIARIVLGVAEAGLYPGLLLYLTLWFRPKERGRAIATLAIAQPVAMILGGLTGGLILDHLHWFGLSGWRWVFILQGLPAVLVGLVVLVYLPNKPAQASFLSAEEKDWLETEINKDYAPEQKETFLGQLRVMKDRRVLYMAFANLFAACGLYGFTFFVPQIVKQMDPSYSATNIGFLGVIPWIVGALGMLIVARNSDRTGERRGHVVAMMLLAAIGLLGTIQFRHTPVAALICLSLVAIGVLGYLAPYWALAARVLSKEHTAVGLAAINSIAALGGFFGPYVIGKNATADDVSVGLYFPIGCLVLCAVMLCFLKVTKERRGVERTPEVV, from the coding sequence ATGAGCGAAACCACCACTGCCGGTGACGTCGGCAGCCGCACGGTCCGCAAGGTCAGCCGCAGAGTGCTGCCGCTGGTCGCGCTGCTGTACGTGTTCAACTACATGGACCGGTCCAACATCAGCTACGCCCAGCTGGGCATGCAGCACGAGCTGGCGATCACCACGGCCGTGTTCGGCACCGCGTCGGCGATCTTCTTCCTCGCCTACGTGGTGTTCGAGGTCCCCAGCAACATGATCATGAAGAAGGTGGGCGCCCGGATCTGGCTCGCCCGCATCGCGATCAGCTGGGGCATCGTCACCGCGATCACCGGGTTCGTGCAGAACATCCCGCAGCTCTACATCGCGCGGATCGTGCTCGGCGTCGCCGAGGCCGGCCTGTACCCGGGCCTGCTGCTGTACCTGACGCTGTGGTTCCGGCCCAAGGAACGCGGCCGCGCGATCGCGACACTGGCGATCGCCCAGCCGGTCGCGATGATCCTCGGCGGCCTGACCGGCGGCCTGATCCTGGACCACCTGCACTGGTTCGGCCTGTCCGGCTGGCGCTGGGTGTTCATCCTGCAGGGCCTGCCCGCGGTGCTGGTCGGCCTGGTCGTGCTGGTGTACCTGCCGAACAAGCCCGCTCAGGCGAGCTTCCTGTCCGCCGAGGAGAAGGACTGGCTGGAGACCGAGATCAACAAGGACTACGCGCCGGAGCAGAAGGAGACCTTCCTGGGCCAGCTGCGGGTGATGAAGGACCGCAGGGTGCTCTACATGGCCTTCGCGAACCTCTTCGCCGCGTGCGGCCTGTACGGGTTCACCTTCTTCGTGCCGCAGATCGTCAAGCAGATGGACCCGTCGTACTCGGCGACCAACATCGGTTTCCTCGGCGTGATCCCGTGGATCGTCGGCGCCCTCGGCATGCTGATCGTGGCCCGCAACTCCGACCGCACCGGCGAACGGCGCGGGCACGTCGTCGCGATGATGCTGCTGGCCGCGATCGGCCTGCTCGGCACCATCCAGTTCCGGCACACCCCGGTCGCCGCGCTGATCTGCCTGTCGCTGGTCGCGATCGGCGTGCTCGGCTACCTCGCGCCCTACTGGGCGCTGGCGGCGCGCGTGCTGTCCAAGGAGCACACCGCGGTCGGTCTGGCGGCGATCAACTCGATCGCCGCGCTGGGCGGGTTCTTCGGGCCCTACGTCATCGGCAAGAACGCCACCGCCGACGACGTGTCGGTCGGTCTGTACTTCCCGATCGGCTGCCTGGTCCTCTGCGCGGTGATGCTGTGCTTCCTCAAGGTGACGAAGGAACGGCGTGGCGTGGAGCGCACCCCTGAGGTAGTTTAG
- a CDS encoding SDR family NAD(P)-dependent oxidoreductase: MSDTRAQHEPMTAVHPELPGKVAVVTGAARGMGARFTAALATRGVHVVAADINEEQMLATATEINAAVTASSIAGKPGQVVGTRIDVTKPEDHETVAQLALERFGRIDFWVNNAGIFPFALAEEITPEQINATLSVNVEGVLYGAQAAARHMEPGSAIVNMSSVSAIRVRRGRGAYCTSKAAVAHLTESLAVELGDKGIRVNSIAPGYIDTEMTRWVKEDPAALQHALDVVPLHRLGSPEEVVGPLLFLLSDSARYVTGHSIAVDGGSRHV; encoded by the coding sequence ATGAGCGACACCCGCGCCCAGCACGAGCCGATGACGGCCGTCCACCCCGAGCTCCCGGGCAAGGTCGCGGTCGTCACCGGCGCGGCCCGTGGGATGGGCGCGCGCTTCACCGCCGCGCTGGCCACGCGTGGGGTCCACGTCGTGGCAGCCGACATCAACGAAGAGCAGATGCTGGCCACCGCGACCGAGATCAACGCGGCCGTCACCGCGTCGTCGATCGCCGGCAAGCCCGGCCAGGTCGTCGGCACTCGCATCGACGTCACCAAGCCCGAGGACCACGAAACCGTGGCACAGCTGGCGCTGGAACGGTTCGGGCGCATCGACTTCTGGGTCAACAACGCCGGCATCTTCCCGTTCGCCCTGGCCGAGGAGATCACGCCGGAACAGATCAACGCGACGCTGTCGGTCAACGTCGAGGGCGTGCTCTACGGCGCCCAGGCCGCCGCGCGGCACATGGAGCCGGGCAGCGCGATCGTGAACATGTCGTCGGTGTCGGCGATCCGGGTCCGGCGGGGCCGCGGCGCATACTGCACCTCCAAGGCCGCCGTCGCGCACCTCACCGAGTCGCTCGCCGTCGAGCTGGGCGACAAGGGCATCCGGGTCAACTCGATCGCGCCGGGCTACATCGACACCGAGATGACGCGCTGGGTCAAGGAAGACCCGGCCGCGCTGCAGCACGCGCTGGACGTCGTGCCGCTGCACCGCCTCGGCTCGCCGGAGGAGGTCGTCGGCCCGCTGCTGTTCCTGCTCTCCGACAGCGCCCGCTACGTGACCGGTCACAGCATCGCCGTCGACGGTGGGTCGCGGCATGTCTGA
- a CDS encoding enoyl-CoA hydratase/isomerase family protein, with protein MTSLVRVERDPSGLAVLTIDAGPLNLYSLELHADFDAALDELGEARALLIRAEGRIVSGGVDVSLFDAQETPEQAKELFDRMLALPERVAALEIPTVFAAHGLCLTWAFELAVACDLIVAAERASFGLVEKVVGLTPTMGGTQRLAARAGVGRAKEFVMTGDRYPAAVLERWGVVNRVLPDDGFDDAARAFAAGLAAGPTRAHAATKKVLAHFERGGVPEANAHITSLAAELYRTEDLRNAIRSFLTDGPGKATFTGR; from the coding sequence GTGACTTCCCTCGTGCGCGTGGAACGCGACCCGTCCGGGCTGGCCGTGCTGACGATCGACGCCGGGCCGCTGAACCTGTACTCGCTGGAGTTGCACGCCGACTTCGACGCCGCGCTGGACGAGCTGGGCGAGGCACGGGCGCTGCTGATCCGGGCCGAGGGCAGGATCGTGAGCGGCGGGGTCGACGTGTCGCTGTTCGACGCGCAGGAGACGCCCGAGCAGGCGAAGGAGCTGTTCGACCGGATGCTGGCGCTGCCGGAGCGGGTGGCGGCGCTGGAGATCCCGACGGTGTTCGCGGCGCACGGGTTGTGCCTGACGTGGGCGTTCGAGCTCGCGGTGGCATGCGATCTGATCGTCGCGGCGGAGCGGGCGTCATTCGGCCTGGTGGAGAAGGTCGTCGGGCTGACCCCGACGATGGGCGGCACGCAGCGGCTGGCGGCCCGTGCCGGTGTGGGCCGCGCGAAGGAGTTCGTCATGACCGGCGACCGCTACCCGGCGGCGGTGCTGGAGCGGTGGGGCGTGGTGAACCGGGTCCTGCCCGACGACGGCTTCGACGACGCCGCTCGCGCGTTCGCGGCCGGTTTGGCCGCCGGCCCCACCCGTGCCCACGCGGCGACGAAGAAGGTGCTCGCCCACTTCGAACGCGGCGGCGTCCCGGAGGCGAACGCGCACATCACGTCCCTGGCGGCGGAGTTGTACCGCACCGAGGACCTGCGCAACGCGATCCGGTCGTTCCTGACGGACGGCCCGGGGAAGGCGACGTTCACCGGGCGCTAG
- a CDS encoding SDR family NAD(P)-dependent oxidoreductase, with amino-acid sequence MSEYPDTVLVTGAAAGMGASHARALARHGSHVCVADIADAATIVEEIRSDGGSASAHQLDVTDPQAWARVVEEIRAARGRLTGLVNNAGVSRRLEFLDTTDEIWEKVLRINLSGPFYGMKAVAGLMRDSGGGSIVNISSISGQIGYFSPAYSSSKWGLTGLSKSAAGGFAKWGIRVNSVHPGLVDTGLLAGADSFVTSAVASIPAGRTAQPAEITEAVLFLLSDRSSYMTGSEVTVDGGLVSNGLYHRIIAETGGDLQ; translated from the coding sequence ATGTCTGAGTACCCGGACACCGTGCTCGTCACGGGCGCCGCGGCGGGCATGGGTGCCAGTCACGCACGCGCGCTCGCGCGCCACGGCTCGCACGTCTGTGTCGCGGACATCGCCGACGCCGCGACGATCGTCGAGGAGATCCGATCCGACGGCGGATCGGCGTCGGCGCACCAGCTGGACGTGACCGACCCACAGGCGTGGGCACGGGTCGTCGAGGAGATCCGCGCGGCCCGCGGGCGTCTCACCGGCCTGGTCAACAACGCCGGCGTCTCCCGCCGTCTGGAGTTCCTGGACACCACCGACGAGATCTGGGAGAAGGTCCTGCGCATCAACCTGTCCGGCCCGTTCTACGGCATGAAGGCCGTGGCCGGGCTGATGCGCGACTCCGGCGGCGGGTCGATCGTCAACATCTCCTCGATCTCCGGCCAGATCGGCTACTTCTCGCCCGCGTACAGCTCCAGCAAGTGGGGCCTGACCGGGCTGTCCAAATCGGCCGCGGGCGGCTTCGCGAAGTGGGGGATCCGGGTCAACTCGGTCCACCCCGGGCTCGTGGACACCGGGCTGCTGGCCGGTGCGGACTCGTTCGTCACCTCGGCCGTGGCGAGCATCCCGGCCGGGCGCACGGCCCAGCCCGCGGAGATCACCGAGGCCGTGCTGTTCCTGCTGTCGGACCGGTCGAGCTACATGACCGGCAGCGAGGTCACCGTGGACGGCGGCCTGGTGTCCAACGGCCTGTACCACCGCATCATCGCCGAGACCGGAGGGGACCTGCAGTGA
- a CDS encoding homogentisate 1,2-dioxygenase has translation MAYYRQVGAVPPKRHTQHRTPEGGLYYEELMGEEGFSSDSSLLYHRNIPSAIVDSTVWELPDLTTEANHPMRPRHLKLHELFPGEEWKSHDIVTGRRLVLGNGDVRISYVAAGETSPLYRNSIGDECVYIESGEGTVETVFGVLPFRQGDYVILPRATTHRWVPDGPVRAYAIEANSHITPPKRYLSKYGQLLEHAPYCERDLHGPAEPLLAEGTDVEVLIKHRGSTGIVGTRFVYPQHPFDVVGWDGCLYPYTFNVSDFEPITGRVHQPPPVHQVFEGDNFVVCNFVPRKVDYHPLSIPVPYYHSNVDSDEVMFYCGGDYEARKGSGIGQGSISLHPGGHSHGPQPGAYERSIGVEFFDELAVMVDTFRPLELGEGGRAAEDPNYAWTWAGRGPQ, from the coding sequence ATGGCGTACTACCGGCAGGTCGGTGCCGTTCCCCCGAAGCGACACACCCAGCACCGCACACCCGAGGGCGGCCTGTACTACGAGGAGCTGATGGGGGAGGAGGGCTTCTCCAGCGACTCCTCGCTGCTCTACCACCGCAACATCCCGTCGGCGATCGTCGACTCGACGGTCTGGGAACTCCCGGACCTGACCACCGAGGCCAACCACCCGATGCGGCCGCGGCACCTCAAGCTGCACGAGCTGTTCCCGGGTGAGGAGTGGAAGTCCCACGACATCGTCACCGGGCGCCGGCTCGTGCTGGGCAACGGCGACGTGCGCATCTCGTACGTGGCGGCGGGCGAGACCTCGCCGCTGTACCGCAACTCGATCGGCGACGAGTGCGTCTACATCGAGTCCGGCGAGGGCACCGTCGAGACGGTGTTCGGCGTGCTGCCCTTCCGCCAGGGCGACTACGTGATCCTGCCGCGCGCCACCACGCACCGCTGGGTGCCGGACGGGCCGGTGCGCGCCTACGCCATCGAGGCCAACTCGCACATCACGCCGCCCAAGCGGTACCTGTCGAAGTACGGCCAGCTGCTCGAGCACGCGCCGTACTGCGAGCGCGACCTGCACGGGCCGGCCGAGCCGCTGCTCGCCGAGGGCACCGATGTCGAGGTGCTGATCAAGCACCGCGGCAGCACGGGAATCGTCGGAACGCGGTTCGTGTACCCGCAGCACCCGTTCGACGTGGTCGGCTGGGACGGCTGCCTCTACCCGTACACGTTCAACGTGAGCGACTTCGAACCGATCACCGGCCGCGTGCACCAGCCGCCGCCCGTGCACCAGGTGTTCGAGGGCGACAACTTCGTCGTCTGCAACTTCGTGCCGCGCAAGGTGGACTACCACCCGCTGTCCATCCCGGTGCCCTACTACCACTCCAATGTGGACTCCGACGAGGTCATGTTCTACTGCGGCGGCGACTACGAGGCGCGCAAGGGGTCCGGCATCGGGCAGGGCTCGATCTCGCTGCACCCGGGCGGCCACTCGCACGGGCCGCAGCCGGGCGCCTACGAGCGCAGCATCGGCGTCGAGTTCTTCGACGAGCTGGCCGTCATGGTCGACACGTTCCGGCCGCTGGAGCTCGGCGAGGGCGGCCGTGCGGCCGAGGACCCGAACTACGCGTGGACCTGGGCCGGACGGGGACCGCAGTGA
- a CDS encoding VOC family protein, whose protein sequence is MRDPRDACHVAIPARDLDEAVEFYVLGLGAKMARRYDDRVTFDFFGDQLVCHLSETVPAEAVAYPRHFGVSFARAEDFDRLVRVVEHRKLPVLSGPSLRFEGTAEQHRTLFLVDPSNNVLEFKNYDDPRLQY, encoded by the coding sequence GTGCGTGACCCCCGAGACGCCTGCCACGTCGCCATCCCGGCCCGCGACCTCGACGAGGCCGTCGAGTTCTACGTCCTCGGCCTCGGCGCGAAGATGGCCCGCCGCTACGACGACCGCGTGACGTTCGACTTCTTCGGCGACCAGCTCGTGTGCCACCTGTCGGAGACCGTGCCCGCGGAGGCGGTGGCCTACCCGCGGCACTTCGGCGTGAGCTTCGCGCGCGCCGAGGACTTCGACCGGCTCGTGCGGGTGGTCGAGCACCGGAAGCTGCCGGTGCTGTCCGGGCCGTCGCTGCGGTTCGAGGGCACGGCCGAGCAGCACCGGACACTGTTCCTGGTCGACCCGTCGAACAACGTGCTGGAGTTCAAGAACTACGACGACCCGCGGTTGCAGTACTGA
- a CDS encoding histidine phosphatase family protein: protein MALHLVRHGQSEWNVAGRVQGQSPRAGGLTALGREQAAAVRVNGTAIVTSDLPRARETASIIARRLGLPVLVEAGLREQRLGALEGRRFADVQPVIDGLWADPRRPPPGGGESIADLHRRVHRALARLAARHPREELIVVTHGGPVRVATTAADPVLGEAVPRDAVGNATVITVHPGAPV, encoded by the coding sequence ATGGCCCTGCATCTGGTCCGGCACGGGCAGAGCGAGTGGAACGTGGCGGGCCGCGTGCAGGGGCAGTCGCCGCGCGCCGGCGGGCTGACCGCGCTCGGCCGGGAGCAGGCCGCGGCGGTCCGGGTGAACGGGACGGCGATCGTGACGAGCGACCTGCCGCGCGCGCGGGAGACGGCCTCGATCATCGCGCGACGTCTGGGGCTGCCGGTGCTCGTCGAGGCCGGCTTGCGGGAGCAGCGGCTGGGCGCGCTGGAGGGCCGCCGCTTCGCCGACGTGCAGCCGGTGATCGACGGGCTGTGGGCCGATCCGCGGCGGCCTCCGCCCGGTGGCGGCGAAAGCATCGCCGACCTGCACCGGCGGGTGCACCGGGCCCTGGCCCGGCTGGCGGCGCGCCACCCACGGGAGGAGCTGATCGTGGTGACGCACGGCGGGCCGGTGCGGGTGGCGACGACGGCAGCCGACCCGGTGCTCGGCGAGGCGGTGCCGCGGGACGCGGTCGGGAATGCGACGGTGATCACTGTGCATCCGGGCGCGCCCGTCTAG
- the fahA gene encoding fumarylacetoacetase, whose product MTTIDIPEGSLFGLDNLPYGVFSTPGTAPRVGVRVGDSVVDLAAALGDEVFAQPSLNAFMAQGYDRWVEVRSRLVSLVQGDVPAAAVFGVDEVRLHLPVEVADYVDFYASEHHASNLGRLFRPDAEPLMPNWKHLPVGYHGRSGTVVVSGTDIVRPCGQRKAPDEDAPTFGESRRLDIEAELGFIVGVGSPLGSGVSTADFTRHVFGAVLVNDWSARDIQAWEYVPLGPNLGKSFATSISPWVVPLLALEAARVPTPVQDPPVLPYLRENEPWGLDVDLSVTWNGQEVSRPPYREMYWSPAQMLAHMTVNGACSRTGDLYASGTISGPEKDQRGAFIELTWGGKEPVTVNGEERSFLLDGDEVSISATAPGAEGRIGFGEVRGRILPATEAKR is encoded by the coding sequence GTGACCACGATCGACATCCCCGAAGGGTCGCTGTTCGGGCTGGACAACCTGCCCTACGGCGTGTTCTCCACGCCCGGCACCGCGCCACGGGTGGGTGTCCGGGTCGGTGATTCCGTGGTGGACCTGGCCGCGGCGCTGGGGGACGAGGTGTTCGCCCAGCCGTCGCTGAACGCGTTCATGGCGCAGGGCTACGACCGGTGGGTCGAGGTGCGGTCGCGTCTGGTCTCGCTGGTCCAGGGCGACGTGCCGGCCGCGGCGGTGTTCGGCGTGGACGAGGTGCGGCTGCACCTGCCGGTCGAGGTCGCCGACTACGTCGACTTCTACGCCTCGGAGCACCACGCGTCGAACCTGGGGCGGCTGTTCCGGCCGGATGCCGAGCCGCTGATGCCGAACTGGAAGCACCTGCCGGTGGGCTACCACGGGCGGTCCGGGACGGTGGTCGTGTCCGGCACGGACATCGTGCGGCCCTGTGGGCAGCGGAAGGCGCCGGACGAGGACGCGCCGACGTTCGGTGAGTCCCGGCGGCTGGACATCGAGGCGGAACTGGGGTTCATCGTCGGCGTCGGTTCGCCACTCGGTTCGGGTGTGTCCACGGCCGACTTCACGCGGCACGTGTTCGGCGCGGTGCTGGTGAACGACTGGTCGGCGCGGGACATCCAGGCCTGGGAGTACGTGCCGCTGGGCCCGAACCTGGGCAAGAGCTTCGCGACGTCGATCTCCCCGTGGGTCGTGCCGCTGCTCGCGCTGGAGGCCGCGCGCGTCCCGACGCCGGTGCAGGATCCGCCGGTGTTGCCGTACCTGCGGGAAAATGAGCCGTGGGGCCTCGATGTCGACTTGTCGGTGACGTGGAACGGGCAGGAGGTCAGCCGCCCGCCGTACCGCGAGATGTACTGGTCGCCGGCGCAGATGCTGGCGCACATGACGGTCAACGGCGCGTGCTCGCGGACCGGTGACCTGTACGCGTCGGGCACCATCTCCGGCCCGGAGAAGGACCAGCGGGGCGCCTTCATCGAGCTGACCTGGGGCGGCAAGGAGCCGGTCACGGTCAACGGGGAAGAACGTTCCTTCCTCCTGGACGGCGACGAGGTCTCGATCTCGGCGACCGCGCCCGGCGCCGAGGGACGCATCGGTTTCGGCGAGGTGCGGGGGAGGATCCTCCCGGCCACGGAAGCCAAGCGCTGA
- a CDS encoding FAD-dependent oxidoreductase has protein sequence MSDDWDVVVVGGGGAGLAAATSAAERGASVLLFESETELGGSTQLSAGMFTAAGTSVQAALGVDDSAERFFQHYMDLNSWQLNPGLIAAFCEHSGPTLEWLIGLGVEIPAKVSGNAHTPGLCQAGVEDVWRGHVPKDQGYGVVQVLARAARTRGAEVVLNTRVERLIEQDGRVAGVVADGIEVRAGAVVVASGGFARDPDLLARYYPAALRAGEDLFVVAADGSRGDHLRFGEQVGAGVTGDGWGLLLPTAYFQRLHHWQSGFPPKSRIYVNGAGRRFMDEDASYAVSSGVIERQGGTAWAVFDERARLSLPAGYAHWDAGHVLAEAEAGRTLRAGSLEELAGKAGIPADALVATVRRWNEQLPSGHDPEFLRHRTLASKGATGHPDPIGEPPFYAARLLPAELVCTHAGLEIDARAAVRDERGEVIDGLFAAGEAGAGVLGQRYVGGGNAVANALTMGRLAGINAAA, from the coding sequence GTGAGTGACGACTGGGACGTCGTGGTCGTCGGTGGCGGCGGCGCCGGGCTCGCCGCGGCCACCTCGGCCGCCGAGCGGGGCGCCTCGGTGCTGCTGTTCGAATCCGAAACCGAGCTGGGCGGCTCCACGCAGCTGTCCGCGGGCATGTTCACCGCGGCCGGCACGAGCGTGCAGGCCGCGCTGGGCGTGGACGACTCCGCCGAGCGGTTCTTCCAGCACTACATGGACCTCAACTCCTGGCAGCTCAACCCGGGCCTGATCGCCGCGTTCTGCGAGCACTCCGGGCCGACGCTGGAGTGGCTGATCGGCCTGGGTGTGGAGATCCCGGCGAAGGTGTCGGGCAACGCGCACACGCCGGGGCTGTGCCAGGCCGGTGTCGAGGACGTGTGGCGCGGGCACGTGCCCAAGGACCAGGGCTACGGCGTGGTCCAGGTGCTCGCCAGGGCCGCGCGCACGCGCGGTGCCGAGGTCGTCCTCAACACCCGGGTCGAGCGCCTGATCGAGCAGGACGGCCGGGTCGCCGGGGTGGTCGCCGACGGCATCGAGGTGCGCGCCGGCGCGGTCGTGGTCGCCAGCGGCGGGTTCGCCCGGGACCCGGACCTGCTGGCGCGCTACTACCCGGCGGCGCTGCGGGCGGGCGAGGACCTGTTCGTCGTCGCCGCCGACGGCAGCCGCGGCGACCACCTGCGCTTCGGCGAGCAGGTCGGCGCCGGGGTCACCGGTGACGGCTGGGGCCTGCTGCTGCCCACCGCCTACTTCCAGCGGCTGCACCACTGGCAGTCCGGGTTCCCGCCGAAGTCGCGGATCTACGTCAACGGCGCGGGCCGCCGGTTCATGGACGAGGACGCCTCCTACGCGGTGTCCAGCGGCGTCATCGAGCGGCAGGGCGGCACGGCGTGGGCGGTCTTCGACGAGCGCGCCCGGCTCAGCCTGCCCGCCGGGTACGCGCACTGGGACGCGGGCCACGTCCTGGCGGAGGCCGAGGCCGGGCGCACGCTGCGCGCGGGTAGCCTCGAGGAACTGGCCGGCAAGGCCGGGATCCCCGCCGACGCGCTGGTCGCGACGGTGCGCCGCTGGAACGAGCAGCTGCCGTCCGGGCACGACCCGGAGTTCCTGCGGCACCGCACGCTCGCCAGCAAGGGCGCGACGGGCCACCCGGACCCGATCGGCGAACCCCCGTTCTACGCGGCGCGCCTGCTGCCCGCGGAGCTGGTGTGCACGCACGCCGGACTGGAGATCGACGCACGCGCGGCCGTGCGCGACGAGCGTGGCGAGGTCATCGACGGCCTCTTCGCCGCGGGCGAGGCCGGAGCCGGAGTGCTCGGGCAGCGCTACGTCGGTGGCGGCAACGCCGTCGCCAACGCCCTGACCATGGGCCGCCTCGCCGGCATCAACGCCGCGGCCTGA
- a CDS encoding nuclear transport factor 2 family protein has translation MDVETLALVQQLYGAQSHYIDEGHAREWAATFTPDGEFHSPSYPAPVAGTEALTKFAADFARQDGVTRHVLTNVHVTPAAGGLTVRAYLQIVRTLPGGPPELLRQTTITDDLVRHAGTWRIRRRTVRRDDMKENR, from the coding sequence GTGGACGTGGAGACGCTCGCGCTCGTCCAGCAGCTGTACGGCGCGCAGAGCCACTACATCGACGAGGGCCACGCGCGCGAATGGGCCGCCACGTTCACCCCGGACGGGGAGTTCCACTCGCCCAGCTACCCGGCTCCCGTCGCCGGTACCGAGGCCCTCACGAAATTCGCGGCGGATTTCGCGCGGCAGGACGGCGTCACCCGCCACGTCCTCACCAACGTCCACGTCACGCCGGCGGCCGGCGGCCTCACCGTCCGCGCCTACCTGCAGATCGTGCGCACCCTGCCGGGCGGCCCGCCGGAGCTGCTGCGCCAGACCACGATCACCGACGACCTGGTCCGCCACGCGGGCACCTGGCGCATCCGCCGCCGCACGGTGCGCCGCGACGACATGAAGGAGAACCGATGA